The stretch of DNA TCACCAAACTGCTGGCCGACAGTCTGGCGGGGAATGGCGTAACCCTGATGATCGCCTGCGTTTCTCCGGCTCACTACAATCATGCCGAGACTCTAAATACCCTGCGATATGCCTCGCGAGCGAAAAGGATACGCACCAAGCCGGTGATCAAGATGGATCCCAGAGAGGCACTGATTCTCAGTCTGAAGCGGGACATACATGCTCTCCAAATGGAGAACGACCACCTGAAGGCGGCCTTGAATCTGCATCACCAAGCGGCTCCAGCTGAAAATCTCCTGGAGCTTCAACTGGATCGAGTGAGCAGTGGTGGTGCAGTGCCAGTGCCCAAAGTGGATCTGCAGCGATTACCAGAGCTGGATGGTTCCGAGCTGGCTGAGCTCGTCAAGCTCTACATGGTGGAGAACGAGTCCCTGAGGCAGGAGAACAACCACCTGTTCACCGTGCGAGAGACCATCCTCCGGGATCAGGAGATTGTCTGCCGGGAGAACGAGCGGCTGCTGAAGAAACTGGAGGATGTCAACAAGTGAGTGGGGTGTAGATTTGATTGGTTAAGTTAAGATTGTTTTGTGATCATCCCAACTGGTGCTTAGTTCCTCCTTCAGGCTCCTGGCTCATTGTTCTCTCCCATTTCTGACTCGTTCTAGGTCGAATCCGAACGGGAACGAGGACAATGAGCCAGGAAAGGAGGACCCGACGAAGGAGTGAACAAATTACCTATATATCAAACGTTTTCTACTTTTTAACATGTTTTTATGGAATGTGTATttgtaaatgtttttcaaGAACAAGCCTAGAGTGTGACTAGTCATGTAAGGATTTGTAATAAAAGTATGTTTTTGTTCCTATGAATCTAGATAGTGTTATGGAAATGggtaaaaattaaacacttgAAATAGTATTGTGATATTATTTTCCTGTGATCTATTGCAGAGTCTGTGTTCGTTCCCCTTTGATACCAGCACGTCCGGCTATATCTCCAACCACCGGCAAGGAAACGCCTGGCACTGAGATATGGACAAATCCCGAGCCTCTTCAGGACTTACCAATCGAACAGAGGATGTCGGAGAATTCCGATAGAAGAACAGAAACGGCCCAGAAACGAATAGACCAGCAACGCATAGCCAAGAACATTCTGATTATGGCCAATGCATTCCGGAAACCAGACTCCGATTTGGCCAAGGAATTGAATCTTAACCCAGAAAAGGCACCCGCAAAGCAGTCAAACGAATTTATGCCTGAGTAAGTCTATAAAGTTCTcactaaattattatattactgacatttatttattttagcatgCTTACCTAATTAACGTTGAATGGAAATACTTGAAAACCTAGAGaacgatatatatttttgcaacTAATGGAATACAATGTGTCCAaaagatatgaaataaaccatacaaaatgtaattgaaatttatttttgtttataaatggaaggtTTGAATATGGGAtcccaaaaatatacaagtcgAAGATGAGGGGTTTGATTTATAGAAGTTCAACTGTATTTGTGCTAGTTATATagattgtaatttaattaagaaataataacaattgtATTATTTAGATCATGAGGTAATTGTCTTATCCTTTAACCAAAATTCCAAGCTTTTGAGATCCACAGGcagtttaaactttttccccACACCTCCAAGAACTTTAAAGCTTTTGAAAACGGCCCGGAAAAGCCGGAAAATCGAAGCATCATCTCCAgcgcggtcacactttggtaaatattgatttttcagcGCCCCCACAAGACATATCTGTTGAAGACGAAGCGCATACATATTTTCGCATTGGAAAAACACAAGTCGAAGGGTAAATCCTCAAAGACCAAGTGAAGGATACACGCAACAGCTCCCAGTATCCGGCGGCAGCATTAGCATCCCAGCATCCACCATAGGTCTCGCGGAGACAGCCGTCCTGGACATAATGGCTGCGAATCTGCAACAGCAGCGCTCCATCAACCTGCAGCTGCGCCGGGAGGTGGAGATGGAGCGGATGCCCGTCTCGGAGGCCTGCTCCCTGATGATGCAGTACATGCTGGAGCACGAGGAGGAGGACTGCCTGCTCAGCGGCTTCACCCAGAAGGTGAATCCGTTCCGCGAGAAGAGCTCCTGCAGCATCCTGTAGGTCCGGAAAATCCAGAGTCCGGAACCCGTTCCTAACACAGTATTATCCTATAAAGTATACTCAATTACGGCGGACATTCCGATCCGATCCCGTATATGTCGTGTAACCTATCTGCTGTATTATCGTTGTAAGTGTGCTGACCTCAATTATGTCTATAAACTGAGTATATACAATGGAATCGGGCGAACCGAGAATATTTATGAACgtgtaaacaagaaaaatatcgGGGAGCCGTCTTGAACCTAAACGCCTGTGTAAACATAAATATCGTGTATTTTGCTAATCCTGTAGCTCTTTATTGGAGAATTTAGCAAACACCCTCTCTATATAGATGTTTCCTATTGAgatattccagaaataaagCTATGTAGCCAGAGATTTTCATGTGAATGGAGTTTGTTTCAATTtggtttttcaaaattttccagGAGTTTTTATAGCGAAATGTCGTCTCCGAACTTCAGGGTGAGCTGCTCCACTTTTGGCTGGGCAATGCGAATGACCAAGTCGCTGTCGGTGAATCCCTACTTTCTTTTCCTCGATCAATTCCGGAGTAATCTTCAGAAGCGTGGCATT from Drosophila takahashii strain IR98-3 E-12201 chromosome 2R, DtakHiC1v2, whole genome shotgun sequence encodes:
- the LOC108055650 gene encoding guanine nucleotide-binding protein subunit gamma-1, encoding MAANLQQQRSINLQLRREVEMERMPVSEACSLMMQYMLEHEEEDCLLSGFTQKVNPFREKSSCSIL